The Suricata suricatta isolate VVHF042 chromosome 4, meerkat_22Aug2017_6uvM2_HiC, whole genome shotgun sequence genome includes a region encoding these proteins:
- the LOXL3 gene encoding lysyl oxidase homolog 3 isoform X2, with protein sequence MRPVSIWQRSPWGLLLCLLCSSCLGSPSPSTAPEKRAGSQGLRFRLAGFPRKPFEGRVEIQRAGEWGTICDDDFTLQAAHILCRELGFTEATGWTHSAKYGPGTGRIWLDNLSCSGTEQSVTECASRGWGNSDCTHDEDAGVICKDQRLPGFSDSNVIEVEQHLQVEEVRLRPAVGRGRRPLPVTEGLVEVRLPDGWSQVCDKGWSAHNSHVVCGMLGFPSEKRVNTAFYRLLAQRQQHSFGLHGVACVGTEAHLSLCSLEFYRANDTTRCPGGAPAVVSCVPGPLYAASGGQRKQQQSKPQGETRVRLKGGAHPGEGRVEVLKASTWGTVCDRKWDLQAASVVCRELGFGSAREALSGARMGQGMGAIHLSEVRCSGQEPSLWKCPHKNITAEDCSHSQDAGVRCNLPYTGVETKIRLSGGRSRHEGRVEVQIGGPGSLRWGLICGDDWGTLEAMVACRQLGLGYASHGLQETWYWDSGNVTEVVMSGVRCTGSELSLDQCAHHGTHIACKRPGTRFTAGVICSETASDLLLHSALVQETAYIEDRPLHMLYCAAEENCLARSARSANWPYGHRRLLRFSSQIHNLGRADFRPKAGRHSWVWHECHGHYHSMDIFTHYDILTPNGTKVAEGHKASFCLEDTECQEDVSKRYECANFGEQGITVGCWDLYRHDIDCQWIDITDVKPGNYILQVVINPNYEVAESDFTNNAMKCNCKYDGHRIWVHNCHIGDAFSEEANRRFERYPGQTSNQII encoded by the exons ATGCGACCTGTCAGTATCTGGCAGCGGAGCCCATGGGGGCTGCTGCTCTGTCTGCTGTGCAGCTCATGCCTGGGATCTCCATCCCCATCCACGGCCCCTGAGAAgagggctgggagccaggggctGCGGTTCCGGCTGGCTGGCTTCCCCAGGAAGCCCTTTGAGGGCCGAGTGGAGATACAGAGAGCTGGCGAGTGGGGCACCATCTGCGATGACGACTTCACACTTCAGGCTGCCCACATCCTCTGCCGAGAGCTGGGCTTCACAGAGGCCACGGGCTGGACCCATAGTGCCAAATATGGCCCTGGAACAG GCCGCATCTGGCTGGACAACCTGAGCTGCAGTGGGACTGAGCAGAGTGTGACCGAGTGTGCCTCCCGGGGCTGGGGGAACAGTGACTGTACCCACGACGAGGATGCCGGAGTCATCTGCAAGGACCAGCGCCTCCCCGGTTTCTCGGATTCTAACGTCATTGAG GTAGAACAGCACCTGCAAGTGGAGGAGGTGCGACTTCGGCCGgccgtggggaggggcaggcggcCCCTGCCAGTAACCGAGGGACTGGTCGAAGTCAGGCTTCCCGACGGCTGGTCGCAAGTGTGTGACAAAGGCTGGAGCGCCCATAACAGCCACGTGGTCTGCGGGATGCTGGGCTTCCCTAGCGAAAAGAGGGTCAACACAGCCTTCTACAG GCTGCTGGCCCAGCGGCAGCAACACTCCTTTGGTCTGCATGGGGTGGCGTGCGTGGGCACGGAGGcccacctctccctctgctccttggaGTTCTATCGTGCCAATGACaccaccaggtgccctggggggGCCCCTGCGGTGGtgagctgtgtgccaggccctctcTACGCAGCATCCGGTGGCCAGAGGAAGCAACAACAGTCGAAGCCTCAGGGGGAG ACCCGAGTGCGTCTAAAGGGCGGGGCCCACCCTGGAGAGGGCCGGGTGGAAGTCCTGAAGGCCAGCACGTGGGGCACAGTCTGTGACCGCAAGTGGGACCTGCAGGCAGCCAGCGTGGTGTGTCGGGAGCTGGGCTTCGGGAGTGCTCGAGAGGCTCTGAGTGGTGCCCGCATGGGCCAGG GCATGGGTGCCATCCACTTAAGTGAGGTTCGGTGCTCTGGACAGGAACCCTCCCTCTGGAAGTGCCCCCACAAGAACATCACAGCTGAAGACTGTTCCCATAGCCAAGATGCTGGAGTCCGATGCAATCTGCCCTACACTGGGGTAGAGACCAAG ATCCGACTCAGTGGGGGCCGCAGCCGACATGAGGGGCGAGTGGAGGTGCAAATAGGGGGACCTGGGTCCCTTCGCTGGGGGCTCATCTGTGGGGATGACTGGGGGACACTGGAGGCCATGGTGGCCTGTAGGCAACTTGGACTGGGCTATGCCAGCCATGGCCTGCAG GAGACCTGGTACTGGGACTCAGGGAATGTAACAGAGGTGGTGATGAGTGGAGTGCGCTGcacagggtctgagctgtccCTGGACCAATGTGCTCATCATGGCACCCACATTGCCTGTAAGAGGCCAGGAACCCGCTTTACTGCTGGAGTCATCTGTTCTGAGA CTGCATCAGACCTGCTGCTGCACTCAGCACTGGTGCAGGAGACCGCCTACATCGAGGACCGGCCGCTGCACATGCTGTACTGTGCTGCAGAAGAGAACTGCCTGGCCCGCTCGGCCCGCTCGGCCAACTGGCCTTATGGCCACAGGCGTCTGCTCCGATTCTCCTCCCAGATCCACAACCTGGGACGAGCCGACTTCAGACCCAAGGCCGGGCGCCACTCCTGGGTGTGGCACGAGTGTCATGG GCATTACCACAGTATGGACATCTTCACTCACTATGATATCCTGACCCCCAATGGCACGAAGGTGGCTGAGGGCCACAAAGCTAGTTTCTGTCTGGAAGACACCGAATGTCAGGAGG ATGTCTCCAAGAGGTATGAGTGTGCTAACTTTGGAGAGCAGGGCATTACCGTGGGTTGCTGGGATCTCTACCGGCATGACATCGACTGCCAATGGATCGACATCACAGATGTGAAACCAGGAAACTACATTCTGCAG GTGGTTATCAACCCCAATTatgaagtagcagaaagtgaCTTCACCAACAACGCAATGAAATGTAACTGCAAATATGATGGACACCGCATCTGGGTGCACAACTGCCACATTG GTGATGCCTTCAGTGAAGAAGCCAACAGGAGGTTCGAGCGCTACCCTGGCCAGACCAGCAACCAGATCATCTAA
- the LOXL3 gene encoding lysyl oxidase homolog 3 isoform X1 translates to MGPFSHTVSVSVLIQYLSSNHDLSLGPRTDFICDFSYTLSLWGTQAFPAMRPVSIWQRSPWGLLLCLLCSSCLGSPSPSTAPEKRAGSQGLRFRLAGFPRKPFEGRVEIQRAGEWGTICDDDFTLQAAHILCRELGFTEATGWTHSAKYGPGTGRIWLDNLSCSGTEQSVTECASRGWGNSDCTHDEDAGVICKDQRLPGFSDSNVIEVEQHLQVEEVRLRPAVGRGRRPLPVTEGLVEVRLPDGWSQVCDKGWSAHNSHVVCGMLGFPSEKRVNTAFYRLLAQRQQHSFGLHGVACVGTEAHLSLCSLEFYRANDTTRCPGGAPAVVSCVPGPLYAASGGQRKQQQSKPQGETRVRLKGGAHPGEGRVEVLKASTWGTVCDRKWDLQAASVVCRELGFGSAREALSGARMGQGMGAIHLSEVRCSGQEPSLWKCPHKNITAEDCSHSQDAGVRCNLPYTGVETKIRLSGGRSRHEGRVEVQIGGPGSLRWGLICGDDWGTLEAMVACRQLGLGYASHGLQETWYWDSGNVTEVVMSGVRCTGSELSLDQCAHHGTHIACKRPGTRFTAGVICSETASDLLLHSALVQETAYIEDRPLHMLYCAAEENCLARSARSANWPYGHRRLLRFSSQIHNLGRADFRPKAGRHSWVWHECHGHYHSMDIFTHYDILTPNGTKVAEGHKASFCLEDTECQEDVSKRYECANFGEQGITVGCWDLYRHDIDCQWIDITDVKPGNYILQVVINPNYEVAESDFTNNAMKCNCKYDGHRIWVHNCHIGDAFSEEANRRFERYPGQTSNQII, encoded by the exons ATGGGTCCTttctctcacactgtctctgtctctgtccttatTCAGTATCTCTCTTCCAATCATGACCTCTCTCTGGGACCCAGGACTGACTTCATCTGTGATTTctcttacacactctctctctgggGCACCCAGGCCTTCCCTGCCATGCGACCTGTCAGTATCTGGCAGCGGAGCCCATGGGGGCTGCTGCTCTGTCTGCTGTGCAGCTCATGCCTGGGATCTCCATCCCCATCCACGGCCCCTGAGAAgagggctgggagccaggggctGCGGTTCCGGCTGGCTGGCTTCCCCAGGAAGCCCTTTGAGGGCCGAGTGGAGATACAGAGAGCTGGCGAGTGGGGCACCATCTGCGATGACGACTTCACACTTCAGGCTGCCCACATCCTCTGCCGAGAGCTGGGCTTCACAGAGGCCACGGGCTGGACCCATAGTGCCAAATATGGCCCTGGAACAG GCCGCATCTGGCTGGACAACCTGAGCTGCAGTGGGACTGAGCAGAGTGTGACCGAGTGTGCCTCCCGGGGCTGGGGGAACAGTGACTGTACCCACGACGAGGATGCCGGAGTCATCTGCAAGGACCAGCGCCTCCCCGGTTTCTCGGATTCTAACGTCATTGAG GTAGAACAGCACCTGCAAGTGGAGGAGGTGCGACTTCGGCCGgccgtggggaggggcaggcggcCCCTGCCAGTAACCGAGGGACTGGTCGAAGTCAGGCTTCCCGACGGCTGGTCGCAAGTGTGTGACAAAGGCTGGAGCGCCCATAACAGCCACGTGGTCTGCGGGATGCTGGGCTTCCCTAGCGAAAAGAGGGTCAACACAGCCTTCTACAG GCTGCTGGCCCAGCGGCAGCAACACTCCTTTGGTCTGCATGGGGTGGCGTGCGTGGGCACGGAGGcccacctctccctctgctccttggaGTTCTATCGTGCCAATGACaccaccaggtgccctggggggGCCCCTGCGGTGGtgagctgtgtgccaggccctctcTACGCAGCATCCGGTGGCCAGAGGAAGCAACAACAGTCGAAGCCTCAGGGGGAG ACCCGAGTGCGTCTAAAGGGCGGGGCCCACCCTGGAGAGGGCCGGGTGGAAGTCCTGAAGGCCAGCACGTGGGGCACAGTCTGTGACCGCAAGTGGGACCTGCAGGCAGCCAGCGTGGTGTGTCGGGAGCTGGGCTTCGGGAGTGCTCGAGAGGCTCTGAGTGGTGCCCGCATGGGCCAGG GCATGGGTGCCATCCACTTAAGTGAGGTTCGGTGCTCTGGACAGGAACCCTCCCTCTGGAAGTGCCCCCACAAGAACATCACAGCTGAAGACTGTTCCCATAGCCAAGATGCTGGAGTCCGATGCAATCTGCCCTACACTGGGGTAGAGACCAAG ATCCGACTCAGTGGGGGCCGCAGCCGACATGAGGGGCGAGTGGAGGTGCAAATAGGGGGACCTGGGTCCCTTCGCTGGGGGCTCATCTGTGGGGATGACTGGGGGACACTGGAGGCCATGGTGGCCTGTAGGCAACTTGGACTGGGCTATGCCAGCCATGGCCTGCAG GAGACCTGGTACTGGGACTCAGGGAATGTAACAGAGGTGGTGATGAGTGGAGTGCGCTGcacagggtctgagctgtccCTGGACCAATGTGCTCATCATGGCACCCACATTGCCTGTAAGAGGCCAGGAACCCGCTTTACTGCTGGAGTCATCTGTTCTGAGA CTGCATCAGACCTGCTGCTGCACTCAGCACTGGTGCAGGAGACCGCCTACATCGAGGACCGGCCGCTGCACATGCTGTACTGTGCTGCAGAAGAGAACTGCCTGGCCCGCTCGGCCCGCTCGGCCAACTGGCCTTATGGCCACAGGCGTCTGCTCCGATTCTCCTCCCAGATCCACAACCTGGGACGAGCCGACTTCAGACCCAAGGCCGGGCGCCACTCCTGGGTGTGGCACGAGTGTCATGG GCATTACCACAGTATGGACATCTTCACTCACTATGATATCCTGACCCCCAATGGCACGAAGGTGGCTGAGGGCCACAAAGCTAGTTTCTGTCTGGAAGACACCGAATGTCAGGAGG ATGTCTCCAAGAGGTATGAGTGTGCTAACTTTGGAGAGCAGGGCATTACCGTGGGTTGCTGGGATCTCTACCGGCATGACATCGACTGCCAATGGATCGACATCACAGATGTGAAACCAGGAAACTACATTCTGCAG GTGGTTATCAACCCCAATTatgaagtagcagaaagtgaCTTCACCAACAACGCAATGAAATGTAACTGCAAATATGATGGACACCGCATCTGGGTGCACAACTGCCACATTG GTGATGCCTTCAGTGAAGAAGCCAACAGGAGGTTCGAGCGCTACCCTGGCCAGACCAGCAACCAGATCATCTAA
- the LOXL3 gene encoding lysyl oxidase homolog 3 isoform X3 produces the protein MGAIHLSEVRCSGQEPSLWKCPHKNITAEDCSHSQDAGVRCNLPYTGVETKIRLSGGRSRHEGRVEVQIGGPGSLRWGLICGDDWGTLEAMVACRQLGLGYASHGLQETWYWDSGNVTEVVMSGVRCTGSELSLDQCAHHGTHIACKRPGTRFTAGVICSETASDLLLHSALVQETAYIEDRPLHMLYCAAEENCLARSARSANWPYGHRRLLRFSSQIHNLGRADFRPKAGRHSWVWHECHGHYHSMDIFTHYDILTPNGTKVAEGHKASFCLEDTECQEDVSKRYECANFGEQGITVGCWDLYRHDIDCQWIDITDVKPGNYILQVVINPNYEVAESDFTNNAMKCNCKYDGHRIWVHNCHIGDAFSEEANRRFERYPGQTSNQII, from the exons ATGGGTGCCATCCACTTAAGTGAGGTTCGGTGCTCTGGACAGGAACCCTCCCTCTGGAAGTGCCCCCACAAGAACATCACAGCTGAAGACTGTTCCCATAGCCAAGATGCTGGAGTCCGATGCAATCTGCCCTACACTGGGGTAGAGACCAAG ATCCGACTCAGTGGGGGCCGCAGCCGACATGAGGGGCGAGTGGAGGTGCAAATAGGGGGACCTGGGTCCCTTCGCTGGGGGCTCATCTGTGGGGATGACTGGGGGACACTGGAGGCCATGGTGGCCTGTAGGCAACTTGGACTGGGCTATGCCAGCCATGGCCTGCAG GAGACCTGGTACTGGGACTCAGGGAATGTAACAGAGGTGGTGATGAGTGGAGTGCGCTGcacagggtctgagctgtccCTGGACCAATGTGCTCATCATGGCACCCACATTGCCTGTAAGAGGCCAGGAACCCGCTTTACTGCTGGAGTCATCTGTTCTGAGA CTGCATCAGACCTGCTGCTGCACTCAGCACTGGTGCAGGAGACCGCCTACATCGAGGACCGGCCGCTGCACATGCTGTACTGTGCTGCAGAAGAGAACTGCCTGGCCCGCTCGGCCCGCTCGGCCAACTGGCCTTATGGCCACAGGCGTCTGCTCCGATTCTCCTCCCAGATCCACAACCTGGGACGAGCCGACTTCAGACCCAAGGCCGGGCGCCACTCCTGGGTGTGGCACGAGTGTCATGG GCATTACCACAGTATGGACATCTTCACTCACTATGATATCCTGACCCCCAATGGCACGAAGGTGGCTGAGGGCCACAAAGCTAGTTTCTGTCTGGAAGACACCGAATGTCAGGAGG ATGTCTCCAAGAGGTATGAGTGTGCTAACTTTGGAGAGCAGGGCATTACCGTGGGTTGCTGGGATCTCTACCGGCATGACATCGACTGCCAATGGATCGACATCACAGATGTGAAACCAGGAAACTACATTCTGCAG GTGGTTATCAACCCCAATTatgaagtagcagaaagtgaCTTCACCAACAACGCAATGAAATGTAACTGCAAATATGATGGACACCGCATCTGGGTGCACAACTGCCACATTG GTGATGCCTTCAGTGAAGAAGCCAACAGGAGGTTCGAGCGCTACCCTGGCCAGACCAGCAACCAGATCATCTAA